A section of the Festucalex cinctus isolate MCC-2025b chromosome 9, RoL_Fcin_1.0, whole genome shotgun sequence genome encodes:
- the LOC144026229 gene encoding protocadherin beta-16-like → MRRQVLLLFILCLGSVIGQVTYSIPEEMGKGSLIGNIARDLGLDVKRLKAGKARIYTGDSAQYIELNRERGVLLIKEKIDRELLCKQTTPCALHFQITLENPLELFPITVEITDINDNAPLFQKEERKLEISESAVVGSKFMLEKAFDADIGPNGLQRYTLKPSDSFVLKLHSQSDGSKKVEMILQKPLDREKQEHVSLVLTAEDGGEPQLTGTMQIHVTVLDVNDNAPVFSKAVYKASITENSALGTLISKVSATDADKGANGKVMYVIGNTVSNLFHINTEGDVILNGPVDYEKEKNYHIDIEAIDQGGLSDSSKIIIDVIDVNDNSPVVNMISSSSSVPEDAPVRTVIALMSVSDPDSDANGQVNCGIGENIPFAIKITSNNFYSLVTDSDLDRERSSEYNVTVTCSDEGVPSLSSSVTLTLHISDVNDNAPVFDRPSYEAYIVENNTPGLSVFTVKASDADWNQNARLSYILEDSSVNGVPVSSYVSVSAESGVIHAVRSFDYEQLKEFHFRVRAQDGGSPPLSSNVSVRMVIQDQNDNAPQVLYPVQTGGSVLAEMVPRSADVGYLVTKVVAVDVDCGQNAWLSYKVHKATDRALFEVGLHNGEIRTVRQVTDKDAVKQRLTVVVEDNGQPSRSATVIVNVAVADSFPQVLSEFTDFSMHDKEYNDKLTFYLVLALAVVSFLFITCLLLIISVKVYRWRQSRVLCHSNLPVIPYYPPRYSDTLGTGTLPHVYNYEVCRTTDSRKSDCKLDRAASQNVLIMDPSSTRTMQKIHNEKNILDDPDSPLEFPF, encoded by the exons ATGAGACGGCAAGTACTATTATTGTTCATCCTCTGCCTCGGCTCCGTGATAGGGCAGGTCACTTATTCCATTCCGGAGGAAATGGGGAAAGGATCTTTAATCGGTAATATAGCCCGAGATTTAGGTTTAGACGTCAAGAGGCTGAAGGCGGGCAAAGCTCGCATTTACACGGGAGACAGCGCTCAGTATATCGAGCTGAATAGGGAACGAGGAGTCCTGcttattaaagaaaaaatagaCCGCGAGTTGCTTTGCAAGCAGACGACGCCTTGTGCCTTGCATTTCCAAATAACGCTTGAAAATCCGTTGGAATTATTCCCCATCACGGTGGAAATTACAGATATTAATGATAATGCGCCACTATTCCAAAAAGAGGAGAGGAAATTAGAAATCAGCGAATCCGCCGTCGTGGGCTCCAAATTCATGCTGGAAAAAGCGTTTGATGCTGATATAGGACCGAATGGCCTTCAAAGATACACACTGAAGCCGAGCGACAGTTTTGTGCTTAAACTGCATAGTCAGTCAGATGGCAGCAAAAAGGTCGAAATGATTTTACAAAAGCCGTTAGACAGGGAAAAACAGGAGCACGTATCTTTAGTTCTGACGGCCGAGGACGGAGGAGAACCTCAGCTGACGGGAACAATGCAGATCCACGTCACTGTTTTGGATGTAAATGACAATGCGCCAGTATTTAGTAAGGCTGTGTACAAAGCAAGCATCACTGAGAACTCTGCTTTAGGAACACTCATTTCTAAAGTGAGCGCGACAGATGCAGATAAAGGAGCAAACGGAAAAGTGATGTATGTAATCGGGAATACTGTGTCGAACCTATTTCACATTAATACAGAGGGTGACGTCATCCTGAATGGCCCGGTAGattatgaaaaagagaaaaattatCACATTGACATAGAGGCTATCGATCAAGGGGGGCTGTCAGATTCCAGCAAAATAATTATTGATGTCATTGATGTAAATGACAACAGCCCCGTTGTGAATATGATTTCTTCATCTAGCTCCGTGCCAGAAGATGCCCCCGTCAGAACTGTGATAGCTTTAATGAGTGTCAGTGACCCTGATTCTGATGCGAATGGACAGGTGAATTGCGGTATAGGGGAAAATATTCCATTTGCGATAAAAATTACTTCTAATAATTTCTATAGTTTAGTGACAGACAGTGATTTGGATAGAGAGAGGTCATCTGAGTATAATGTCACAGTGACGTGCTCTGACGAGGGCGTGCCATCCCTCTCAAGCAGCGTCACTCTCACCTTACACATCTCAGATGTGAATGACAACGCGCCTGTCTTTGACAGGCCCTCATATGAGGCCTATATTGTTGAAAATAACACACCAGGTCTCTCTGTATTCACTGTAAAAGCCAGTGATGCTGACTGGAACCAAAACGCTCGTCTTTCTTACATCCTGGAGGACTCCTCTGTTAACGGAGTGCCAGTCTCCTCATATGTGTCTGTTAGTGCTGAAAGTGGAGTCATCCATGCAGTTCGTTCATTTGACTACGAGCAACTGAAAGAGTTCCACTTCCGTGTTAGAGCACAAGATGGCGGCTCCCCTCCCCTCAGCAGCAACGTGAGCGTCCGCATGGTGATCCAGGACCAGAACGACAACGCCCCTCAGGTCCTGTACCCGGTCCAGACGGGCGGCTCGGTGCTGGCCGAAATGGTCCCTCGTTCGGCAGACGTGGGCTATCTGGTGACTAAAGTGGTGGCCGTGGATGTGGACTGTGGGCAGAACGCCTGGCTCTCCTATAAAGTGCACAAAGCCACAGACAGGGCGCTGTTTGAAGTGGGCCTCCACAATGGAGAAATAAGAACTGTCCGCCAAGTGACTGATAAAGATGCTGTCAAACAAAGACTGACTGTTGTAGTGGAGGACAACGGGCAGCCCTCTCGTTCAGCTACAGTCATTGTTAACGTGGCGGTGGCGGACAGCTTCCCTCAAGTGCTGTCAGAGTTCACTGACTTTAGCATGCACGACAAGGAGTACAATGACAAGCTGACTTTTTACTTAGTCTTGGCGCTGGCTGTGGTCTCCTTCCTCTTCATCACCTGCTTGCTGCTTATCATATCAGTCAAAGTGTACAGGTGGCGACAGTCTCGCGTCCTGTGCCACTCCAACCTGCCTGTCATTCCGTATTACCCGCCGCGGTACTCGGATACTTTGGGGACTGGGACCCTCCCACACGTGTACAATTACGAGGTGTGCAGGACCACTGACTCCAGAAAAAGTGACTGTAAATTGGACAGGGCTGCAAGTCAAAACGTGCTGATAATGGACCCCAGTTCTACAAGGACCATGCAGAAGATACACAATGAAAAGAACATCCTGGATGACCCTGACTCTCCTCTTGAG TTCCCATTTTGA
- the LOC144026230 gene encoding uncharacterized protein LOC144026230: MSKGSVVGNIVHDLGLDLKRLKSGKARVYTGRSVQYIGMNKERGVLVIQERIDREALCGETSPCALHFQIILENPMELFRVTVEITDINDNTPSFTNAEKRFEISESAVTGSKFILEKAIDLDIGTNGLQQYILTPAGNFALKLENEADGSKKVEMVLHKPLDREKQDYIRLLLTAIDGGEPQLSGTMQIFVNVLDVNDNAPTFEKRIYKAKINENAPKGTSVTTVSASDKDIGSNSEVSYLISPSKRLLSDIFNIDQQTGVITLVGDIDYEKATSYQMDVEVVDKGGLSDSTKVVVDVIDMNDNSPHINVVSKSDTILEDSPPDTVIAMLSVSDPDSENNGKIECFKDDNTPFKIQTSLNGFYTLVTEVDLDRERSREYNITVTCSDEGVPSLSSSVTLTLHMSDVNDNAPVFERSSYEAYIVENNTPGLSVFTVKASDADWNQNARLAYILEDSSVHGVPVSSYVSVSAESGVIHAVRSFDYEQLKEFHFRVRAQDGGSPPLSSNVSVCMVIQDQNDNAPQVLYPVQTGGSVLAEMVPRSADVGYLVTKVVAVDVDCGQNAWLSYKVHKATDRALFEVGLHNGEIRTVRQVTDKDAVKQRLTVVVEDNGQPSRSATVIVNVAVADSFPQVLSEFTDFSMHDKEYNDKLTFYLVLALAVVSFLFITCLLLIISVKVYRWRQSRVLCHSNLPVIPYYPPRYSDTLGTGTLPHVYNYEVCRTTDSRKSDCKLDRAASQNVLTMDSSITATMQKLQREKNILDEPDSPLEYFFHKMKRQRGLLLFILVLSSPSVFGQVSYSIPEEMEKGSLLSNVAQDLGLSLQRLKSGRARIHFGDSAEYIELDKERGLLLVKERIDRETLCGETTLCALHLQMILENPMELFRITIEITDINDNAPRFASGSKRFEISESAIIGSKFVLEKAVDADIGTNGLQSYSLDPTNNFQLKLANLADGRKKVEMVLQKALDREQQEKISLLLTAFDGGQPRRSGTMQIIVHVLDANDNAPVFTKPLYKATIKENAAKGTSVINVSASDKDSDSNGQISYVISQISELFQINSETGEVILTGDIDYERAKVLEIDIEAVDNGGLSDSSKIIVDVIDVNDNSPQIKILSKSDSISEDSAENTVVTMLSVSDPDSGSNGEVKCHISRDIPFKMENMNGFYSLVTEVALDRESASEYNITVTCSDEGVPSLSSSVTLTLHISDVNDNAPVFERSSYEAYIVENNTPGLSVFTVKASDADWNQNARLSYILEDSSVNGVPVSSYVSVSSESGVIHAVRSFDYEQLKEFHFRVRAQDGGSPPLSSNVSVRMVIQDQNDNAPQVLYPVQTGGSVLAEMVPRSADVGYLVTKVVAVDVDCGQNAWLSYKVHKATDRALFEVGLHNGEIRTVRQVTDKDAVKQRLTVVVEDNGQPSRSATVIVNVAVADSFPQVLSEFTDFSMHDKEYNDKLTFYLVLALAVVSFLFITCLLLIISVKVYRWRQSRVLCHSNLPVIPYYPPRYSDTLGTGTLPHVYNYEVCRTTDSRKSDCKLDRAASHNVLIMDSSSTGTMQKLHREQNILDEPDSPVEMTIFSC; this comes from the exons ATGTCCAAAGGCTCTGTAGTTGGAAACAtagtgcatgatttaggtttaGATCTCAAGAGACTGAAATCCGGCAAGGCTCGGGTGTACACCGGCCGCAGTGTGCAGTACATCGgcatgaataaagaaagaggAGTCCTCGTTATCCAAGAGCGGATAGACAGGGAGGCTTTGTGTGGAGAGACCTCGCCGTGCGCTTTGCACTTCCAGATTATTCTGGAAAATCCAATGGAACTGTTTCGCGTCACGGTGGAGATTACCGACATAAACGACAACACGCCCAGTTTCACCAATGCTGAAAAACGCTTTGAAATTAGCGAGTCGGCCGTCACGGGATCCAAATTCATATTAGAGAAAGCGATCGATTTAGACATAGGGACGAATGGCTTGCAACAATATATACTCACTCCCGCtggtaattttgcattaaaattggagaaTGAGGCTGACGGGAGTAAAAAAGTAGAAATGGTGCTGCACAAGCCGCTCGATCGTGAAAAGCAGGATTATATAAGGCTGTTATTAACTGCTATTGATGGAGGCGAGCCGCAGCTGTCAGGCACTATGCAGATATTTGTTAACGTGTTAGATGTAAATGACAACGCCCCTACAtttgaaaaacgtatttataaagccaaaattaatgaaaatgcaCCCAAAGGCACCAGCGTGACAACTGTGAGTGCTTCTGATAAAGACATCGGGTCGAATAGCGAAGTATCATATTTGATATCTCCAAGCAAACGCCTCCTGTctgatatttttaatattgaccAGCAAACTGGTGTGATCACCCTGGTAGGTGACATAGATTATGAAAAGGCGACTTCCTATCAAATGGATGTGGAGGTGGTCGACAAGGGAGGGCTGTCAGATTCAACAAAGGTGGTGGTTGACGTCATTGATATGAATGACAACAGCCCTCACATTAATGTTGTTTCTAAATCTGACACTATTTTAGAAGACTCGCCTCCTGATACAGTTATAGCTATGTTAAGTGTGAGTGATCCAGATTCAGAAAATAACGGCAAAATTGAGTGTTTCAAAGATGATAATACTCCCTTTAAAATACAAACATCTTTAAATGGATTTTATACTTTAGTTACAGAAGTTGATTTGGACAGAGAGAGGTCACGTGAGTACAATATCACAGTGACGTGTTCTGATGAGGGCGTGCCTTCCCTCTCCAGCAGTGTCACTCTCACCTTACACATGTCAGATGTGAATGACAACGCGCCTGTCTTTGAGAGGAGCTCATATGAGGCCTACATTGTTGAAAACAACACACCAGGTCTCTCTGTATTCACTGTAAAAGCCAGTGATGCTGACTGGAACCAAAACGCTCGTCTTGCTTATATCCTGGAGGACTCCTCAGTTCATGGAGTGCCAGTCTCCTCATATGTGTCTGTTAGTGCTGAAAGTGGAGTCATCCATGCAGTTCGTTCGTTTGACTACGAGCAACTGAAAGAGTTCCACTTCCGTGTCAGAGCACAAGATGGAGGCTCCCCTCCCCTCAGCAGCAACGTGAGCGTCTGCATGGTGATCCAGGACCAGAACGACAACGCCCCTCAGGTCCTGTACCCGGTCCAGACGGGCGGCTCGGTGCTGGCCGAAATGGTGCCTCGTTCGGCAGACGTGGGCTATCTGGTGACTAAAGTGGTGGCCGTGGATGTGGACTGTGGGCAGAACGCCTGGCTCTCCTATAAAGTGCACAAAGCCACAGACAGGGCGCTGTTTGAAGTGGGCCTCCACAATGGAGAAATAAGAACTGTCCGCCAAGTGACTGATAAAGATGCTGTCAAACAAAGACTGACTGTTGTAGTGGAGGACAACGGGCAGCCCTCTCGTTCAGCTACAGTCATTGTTAACGTGGCGGTGGCGGACAGCTTCCCTCAAGTGCTGTCAGAGTTCACTGACTTTAGCATGCACGACAAGGAGTACAATGACAAGCTGACTTTTTACTTAGTCTTGGCGCTGGCTGTGGTCTCCTTCCTCTTCATCACCTGCTTGCTGCTTATCATATCAGTCAAAGTGTACAGGTGGAGACAGTCTCGCGTCCTGTGCCACTCCAACCTGCCTGTCATTCCGTATTACCCGCCGCGGTACTCGGATACTTTGGGAACGGGGACTCTTCCACATGTGTACAATTACGAGGTGTGCAGGACCACTGACTCCAGAAAAAGTGACTGTAAATTGGACAGAGCTGCAAGTCAAAATGTGCTGACAATGGACTCCAGTATTACAGCGACCATGCAGAAGCTTCAGAGGGAAAAGAACATCCTGGATGAACCTGACTCTCCTCTTGAG TATTTCTTTCATAAGATGAAGCGTCAGCGAGGCCTCCTGTTATTCATATTGGTTCTTTCTTCCCCCTCCGTTTTCGGACAAGTCAGCTACTCGATACCGGAGGAAATGGAGAAAGGCTCGTTGTTGTCTAACGTGGCTCAAGATTTAGGTTTGAGCCTGCAAAGGCTCAAATCCGGGCGAGCTCGCATTCATTTTGGGGACAGTGCGGAATATATCGAGCTGGATAAAGAAAGAGGGCTCCTCCTTGTGAAGGAGCGGATAGACAGGGAGACGCTGTGCGGTGAGACGACGCTCTGTGCTTTGCATTTGCAGATGATTCTGGAAAATCCCATGGAATTGTTTCGTATCACTATTGAAATTACAGACATAAATGACAATGCGCCACGCTTTGCATCCGGCAGCAAACGTTTTGAAATCAGCGAATCGGCCATCATCGGCTCTAAATTTGTGCTGGAGAAAGCCGTCGATGCTGATATTGGGACAAATGGGCTGCAAAGCTACTCGCTCGATCCAACCAATAATTTTCAGCTAAAATTGGCAAATCTAGCGGACGGGCGGAAGAAGGTGGAAATGGTATTGCAGAAGGCTCTCGATCGAGAACAGCAGGAGAAGATTTCTTTGTTATTAACAGCTTTTGATGGTGGACAACCGCGCAGGTCGGGAACAATGCAGATTATTGTTCATGTGTTAGATGCAAATGATAACGCCCCTGTGTTTACTAAGCCTTTATACAAGGCAACTATTAAAGAAAATGCAGCTAAAGGAACCAGTGTAATAAACGTTAGTGCTTCAGACAAAGACAGTGACTCGAATGGACAAATATCTTATGTCATATCCCAAATATCCGAATTATTTCAGATTAATAGTGAAACTGGGGAGGTTATTTTAACTGGTGACATTGATTATGAGAGAGCAAAAGTATTAGAAATAGATATTGAAGCTGTAGATAATGGAGGACTGTCTGATTCAAGTAAGATCATTGTTGATGTCATTGATGTAAACGACAACAGTcctcaaataaaaatactctCCAAGTCAGATTCCATTTCAGAGGACTCTGCAGAGAATACTGTTGTCACCATGTTGAGTGTGAGTGACCCTGACTCTGGCAGCAATGGAGAGGTGAAGTGTCACATCAGTCGTGATAttccatttaaaatggaaaacatGAATGGATTTTATAGTTTAGTAACAGAAGTGGCTTTGGATAGAGAATCCGCTTCTGAATATAATATCACGGTGACGTGTTCAGATGAGGGCGTGCCATCCCTCTCAAGCAGCGTCACTCTCACCTTACACATCTCAGATGTGAATGACAACGCGCCTGTCTTTGAGAGGAGCTCATATGAGGCCTACATTGTTGAAAACAACACACCAGGTCTCTCTGTATTCACTGTAAAAGCCAGTGATGCTGACTGGAACCAAAATGCTCGTCTTTCTTACATCCTGGAGGACTCATCAGTTAACGGAGTGCCAGTCTCCTCATATGTGTCTGTTAGTTCTGAAAGTGGAGTCATCCATGCAGTTCGTTCGTTTGACTACGAGCAACTGAAAGAGTTCCACTTCCGTGTCAGAGCACAAGATGGAGGCTCGCCTCCGCTCAGCAGCAACGTGAGCGTCCGCATGGTGATCCAGGACCAGAACGACAACGCCCCTCAGGTCCTGTACCCGGTCCAGACGGGCGGCTCGGTGCTGGCCGAAATGGTGCCTCGTTCGGCAGACGTGGGCTATCTGGTGACTAAAGTGGTGGCCGTGGATGTGGACTGTGGGCAGAACGCCTGGCTCTCCTATAAAGTGCACAAAGCCACAGACAGGGCGCTGTTTGAAGTGGGCCTCCACAATGGAGAAATAAGAACTGTCCGCCAAGTGACTGATAAAGATGCTGTCAAACAAAGACTGACTGTTGTAGTGGAGGACAACGGGCAGCCCTCTCGTTCAGCTACAGTCATTGTTAACGTGGCGGTGGCGGACAGCTTCCCTCAAGTGCTGTCAGAGTTCACTGACTTTAGCATGCACGACAAGGAGTACAATGACAAGCTGACTTTTTACTTAGTCTTGGCGCTGGCTGTGGTCTCCTTCCTCTTCATCACCTGCTTGCTGCTTATCATATCAGTCAAAGTGTACAGGTGGAGACAGTCTCGCGTCCTGTGCCACTCCAACCTGCCTGTCATTCCGTATTACCCGCCGCGGTACTCGGATACTTTGGGGACTGGGACCCTCCCACATGTGTACAATTACGAGGTGTGCAGGACCACTGACTCCAGAAAAAGTGACTGTAAATTGGACAGAGCTGCTAGTCACAACGTGCTCATAATGGACTCCAGTTCTACAGGGACTATGCAGAAGCTTCACAGGGAACAGAACATCCTGGATGAACCTGACTCTCCTGTTGAG ATGACAATCTTCAGTTGCTAA